A genomic stretch from Vibrio algarum includes:
- a CDS encoding methyltransferase, which translates to MSNFTKDPFNALEAKTEAQKLAFAPIVFHTARTLRDLGILKVLDDAGESGLDAVAIADRSKVSEYGVKVLLDMAISANIVLWNKPNYILANLGHFIFHDGMTNANLDFTADVCYAAMMHLTEAIKEGTPAGLKELGDWETIYQGLSKLPEKAKESWFAFDHFYSDRSFPILLDTVFAAKPKHLVDIGGNTGKWAMQCCRYDSEVKVTIVDLPQQLEMAMKNAEENGFQERISPYPANMLDKQQSLPSGADVWWMSQFLDCFSPMEILNILKKVRNTMDQNATVYILELFWDAQKYDAASYSLNATSLYFTCLANGNSRFYRSEDFLEIVQEAGFAVEKRTDDIGLGHTLLKLVAA; encoded by the coding sequence GTGTCAAATTTTACTAAAGATCCATTTAACGCTCTAGAAGCGAAAACTGAAGCTCAAAAACTCGCTTTTGCGCCTATAGTATTTCACACAGCAAGAACATTAAGAGATTTGGGCATACTCAAGGTTCTCGATGATGCGGGAGAGAGTGGACTGGATGCTGTTGCGATAGCGGACCGTTCGAAAGTATCAGAATATGGTGTCAAGGTATTGTTAGATATGGCCATTAGCGCGAATATCGTGCTTTGGAATAAACCGAATTATATTTTGGCTAACCTTGGTCACTTTATTTTTCATGATGGGATGACTAATGCTAACTTGGATTTTACAGCGGATGTTTGTTACGCAGCGATGATGCACCTGACCGAAGCAATCAAAGAAGGTACACCTGCTGGGTTGAAAGAGTTAGGAGACTGGGAGACGATTTATCAAGGCCTTTCCAAACTCCCTGAAAAAGCAAAAGAGAGTTGGTTTGCGTTTGACCATTTTTATTCAGATCGTTCGTTTCCAATATTGTTAGATACGGTTTTTGCGGCTAAACCAAAACATCTTGTTGATATTGGCGGTAACACGGGCAAATGGGCTATGCAGTGCTGTCGTTATGACAGCGAGGTTAAGGTTACTATCGTCGACTTACCGCAACAGCTTGAGATGGCCATGAAAAATGCTGAGGAAAATGGTTTTCAAGAACGAATCTCACCATACCCAGCGAATATGCTCGATAAGCAGCAGAGTCTACCTTCAGGCGCTGACGTTTGGTGGATGAGTCAATTTTTAGATTGTTTTTCTCCTATGGAAATACTGAATATTCTGAAGAAAGTTCGTAATACAATGGACCAAAACGCGACTGTTTATATATTGGAGTTGTTTTGGGATGCACAAAAGTATGATGCTGCGTCGTATAGCTTGAATGCAACGTCACTCTATTTTACTTGTTTAGCAAATGGTAATAGCCGCTTTTATCGTAGTGAAGACTTTTTGGAGATAGTCCAAGAAGCAGGGTTTGCTGTTGAAAAACGTACTGACGATATTGGCCTTGGGCATACGTTGCTGAAACTTGTCGCCGCTTAA
- a CDS encoding NAD(P)/FAD-dependent oxidoreductase, translating into MKSEKRQVVIIGAGPSGSIAASLLKQKGLDIVVIEKEVFPRFSIGESLLPACMELIELAGMEDAVAAAGFQYKDGAAFRLGNQYQEFNFEDKFTEGPGTTFQVQRANFDKVLADEAQKQGVEIRFLHELQSIEVLDECSILSVTNELGEMYQIDADFVLDASGFGRVLPKLLALETPSGLPPRQAIFTHIEDNIDSSLNKPYYDRNKILVTVHPDNRDVWYWLIPFANGCCSLGVVGEPEIFERYGDDNLSVLKKMVGEAPELAELLSNAAFVNDANAIVGYSANVSTLATKRFALLGNAGEFLDPVFSSGVTIAMKSAKLAADCVEKQCLGHIVDWDMEYSNPLKIGVDAFRTYVDGWYSGKLQHVIFYENANPRIKQMICAILAGYAWDTNNPYVKESDKRLNTLAEICSD; encoded by the coding sequence ATGAAAAGTGAAAAAAGACAAGTCGTCATTATTGGTGCTGGGCCTTCCGGTTCGATAGCTGCATCCCTGCTTAAGCAGAAAGGCTTGGATATTGTTGTTATTGAAAAGGAGGTTTTTCCTCGCTTTTCAATAGGTGAAAGCCTACTTCCGGCCTGTATGGAACTGATAGAACTCGCAGGGATGGAGGATGCCGTCGCTGCAGCCGGTTTTCAGTATAAAGATGGTGCTGCCTTTCGATTGGGTAATCAATATCAAGAATTTAATTTTGAAGATAAATTCACCGAAGGCCCTGGTACGACATTTCAAGTGCAAAGAGCAAACTTTGATAAGGTCTTAGCCGATGAAGCTCAAAAACAAGGAGTAGAGATTCGATTTTTGCATGAGTTGCAATCCATCGAAGTATTGGACGAATGCTCTATTTTGTCAGTAACAAATGAACTAGGAGAAATGTACCAAATTGATGCTGATTTTGTGTTAGATGCCAGCGGTTTTGGCCGCGTTTTACCTAAGTTATTGGCGTTAGAAACACCGTCAGGATTGCCACCAAGACAAGCAATTTTTACTCATATCGAAGACAATATTGATAGTAGTTTGAACAAGCCTTATTACGATAGGAATAAGATCCTAGTGACTGTCCATCCGGATAACAGAGATGTATGGTATTGGTTAATTCCTTTCGCAAATGGGTGTTGTTCACTCGGTGTAGTAGGAGAACCCGAGATATTCGAAAGATATGGTGATGATAACCTTAGTGTGTTGAAAAAAATGGTTGGTGAAGCACCTGAGTTAGCCGAGTTATTATCTAACGCAGCGTTTGTTAATGATGCCAACGCAATAGTCGGATATTCCGCGAATGTAAGTACTCTTGCAACGAAAAGGTTTGCCTTGTTAGGTAATGCTGGCGAGTTTTTAGACCCTGTGTTCTCTTCTGGTGTAACCATTGCCATGAAGTCAGCCAAGTTAGCGGCAGACTGTGTTGAAAAGCAGTGTTTGGGTCATATTGTTGACTGGGATATGGAGTATTCTAACCCACTTAAAATAGGGGTAGATGCCTTTAGAACGTATGTGGACGGTTGGTATTCGGGTAAGTTGCAACACGTCATTTTTTATGAAAATGCAAACCCGAGGATCAAGCAGATGATTTGTGCAATTTTAGCGGGTTATGCTTGGGATACCAATAACCCCTATGTAAAAGAGTCTGATAAAAGGCTTAATACTTTAGCGGAAATTTGCAGTGATTAA